A single region of the Deefgea piscis genome encodes:
- a CDS encoding c-type cytochrome has protein sequence MKTIYWAALSLALLQGAAIAAPVEAMLKSKNCMACHSVENKIVGPAFKAIAAKYKGDKNAVALLAGKIQKGSVGVWGPVPMGPNMITGDEAKQLATWILAQK, from the coding sequence ATGAAAACCATTTATTGGGCCGCACTGAGTTTGGCGTTACTACAAGGGGCTGCGATCGCGGCACCGGTTGAAGCGATGTTAAAGTCAAAAAACTGTATGGCTTGCCATTCGGTAGAGAATAAAATCGTGGGTCCTGCGTTTAAAGCAATTGCCGCCAAATATAAAGGCGATAAAAATGCGGTAGCTTTGCTGGCCGGCAAAATTCAAAAAGGCAGTGTTGGCGTTTGGGGACCGGTGCCGATGGGGCCAAATATGATTACTGGCGATGAAGCCAAGCAATTGGCGACGTGGATCTTGGCGCAAAAATAA
- the msrP gene encoding protein-methionine-sulfoxide reductase catalytic subunit MsrP gives MLIRQPSDILPSEITPQSVFLNRRQFMLAGASSLLLTAEAMAGLNAKPSALSAKESPNSLKQITTYNNYYEFGTDKGDPALYAGQLKTKPWQIVVNGEVGQSRTYSIDDLLKVAALEERIYRLRCVEGWSMVIPWVGIPLASVLKQVNPTSKAKFVAFETLNDPKQMPGQRSRVLEWPYREGLRIDEAMHPLTILAVGLYGEVLPNQNGAPVRLVVPWKYGFKSIKSVVSIRLQEQQPATSWNQSAPNEYGFYSNVNPDVAHPRWSQAKERRIGEFLKRDTLPFNGYGPQVASMYQGMDLRKFF, from the coding sequence ATGCTTATTCGTCAACCTAGCGATATTTTGCCGTCAGAGATAACGCCGCAGTCGGTATTTCTAAACCGTCGCCAGTTTATGTTGGCTGGAGCGAGTTCTTTATTGCTCACGGCAGAGGCAATGGCAGGTCTTAATGCCAAACCGAGTGCTTTGTCGGCAAAAGAGTCGCCCAATAGTTTGAAGCAAATCACAACTTACAATAATTATTATGAGTTCGGCACGGATAAAGGCGATCCTGCGCTGTATGCGGGGCAATTAAAGACCAAACCATGGCAAATTGTGGTGAACGGTGAAGTTGGTCAGTCACGCACCTATAGTATTGATGATTTATTAAAGGTGGCGGCTTTAGAAGAGCGTATCTACCGCTTACGCTGTGTAGAAGGGTGGTCCATGGTGATACCTTGGGTGGGTATTCCGTTGGCCAGTGTTTTAAAACAAGTCAACCCCACGTCAAAAGCCAAGTTTGTTGCTTTTGAAACATTAAATGACCCCAAGCAAATGCCGGGGCAACGTAGTCGCGTTCTTGAATGGCCTTACCGTGAAGGTTTGCGTATTGACGAGGCGATGCATCCCTTAACCATTTTGGCGGTGGGTTTGTATGGCGAAGTACTGCCCAATCAAAATGGCGCACCGGTGCGCTTGGTGGTGCCGTGGAAATATGGTTTTAAAAGCATTAAGTCGGTCGTCAGTATTCGCTTGCAAGAGCAGCAGCCAGCAACCAGTTGGAACCAAAGTGCGCCCAATGAATATGGTTTTTATTCCAATGTGAATCCCGACGTAGCGCATCCACGCTGGAGTCAAGCCAAAGAAAGGCGAATTGGTGAGTTTTTAAAACGCGATACGCTGCCGTTTAATGGCTATGGTCCGCAAGTAGCATCGATGTATCAAGGCATGGATTTGCGCAAGTTTTTTTAA
- a CDS encoding protein-methionine-sulfoxide reductase heme-binding subunit MsrQ, translating to MQRIMNEGLKPIPILLRDRLKNLLPRPTKVLLLIAGLLPLARSLVLSLDAVNPIEFFTRSTGTWALVALLLTLSITPLRQLTGYSRLIDYRRMLGLFAFFYALLHFMTYLWLDQFFDWSAIVRDILKRPFIAVGFAAFVLLIPLAVTSTKGWMRRLKRNWSRLHRLVYVIAILGVVHYLWLVKADLSTPLIYAAVLAVLLGWRVLHRVP from the coding sequence ATGCAACGCATTATGAATGAAGGCTTAAAGCCTATACCTATATTGTTGCGCGATAGGCTCAAAAATTTGTTGCCGCGTCCAACTAAAGTACTGCTGTTGATTGCGGGTCTGCTGCCTTTGGCGCGCTCGCTAGTACTGAGTTTGGATGCAGTTAATCCCATTGAATTTTTTACCCGCTCGACTGGCACATGGGCGCTGGTGGCGCTGCTATTAACCTTAAGCATCACGCCATTACGACAGTTGACGGGCTATTCCCGCTTGATTGATTACCGCCGCATGCTAGGGTTGTTTGCTTTTTTTTATGCGCTTTTGCATTTCATGACGTATCTGTGGCTGGATCAATTTTTTGATTGGTCGGCGATAGTGCGGGATATTTTAAAGCGGCCTTTTATTGCCGTTGGTTTTGCGGCTTTTGTATTGTTAATCCCGCTGGCGGTGACATCAACCAAGGGCTGGATGCGGCGTTTAAAGCGCAATTGGTCGCGTTTGCATCGCTTGGTGTATGTGATTGCGATTTTAGGCGTAGTGCATTATCTCTGGCTGGTGAAGGCCGACCTGAGTACGCCATTGATTTATGCTGCCGTATTGGCGGTGTTGTTGGGCTGGCGTGTGCTGCATCGAGTTCCTTAG